A stretch of the Camarhynchus parvulus chromosome 4, STF_HiC, whole genome shotgun sequence genome encodes the following:
- the TMEM184C gene encoding transmembrane protein 184C: protein MPCTCGNWRRWIRPLVVLLYIVGLLVVVPLCVWELQKLEVGIHTKAWFIAGIFLLMTIPISLWGILQHLVHYTQPELQKPIIRILWMVPIYSLDSWIALKYPKIAIYVDTCRECYEAYVIYNFMVFLSNYLTNRYPNLVLIIEAKDQQRHLPPLCCCPSWAMGEVLLFRCKLGVLQYTVVRPFTTIIALICELVGVYDEGNFSFNNAWTYLVILNNMSQLFAMYCLVLFYKVLREELNPIQPVGKFLCVKMVVFVSFWQAVLIALLVKVGVISEKHTWDWQSVEAVATGLQDFIICVEMFLAAIAHHYSFSYKPYVQEAEEGSCFDSFLAMWDISDLRADISEQVRNVGRTVLGQPRKMFFAEDHEQNEHTSLLSSSTQDPISDASSMPSSPMGHYQGFGHTVTPLTTPTTAPAVDGIFNPSASQDAEESPELENNLAEKALDKS, encoded by the exons aTGCCGTGCACCTGCGGGAACTGGCGGCGATGGATCCGGCCGCTCGTGGTGCTGCTCTACATCgtggggctgctggtggtggtgcCGCTCTGCgtgtgggagctgcagaagctggag GTTGGAATTCATACCAAGGCATGGTTTATCGCTGGGATATTTCTGCTAATGACTATCCCAATATCTCTCTGGGGGATACTGCAACACTTAGTCCATTACACTCAACCTGAATTGCAGAAACCAATAATAAG GATTCTGTGGATGGTGCCGATTTACAGTTTAGACAGT TGGATAGCTTTGAAATACCCCAAGATTGCAATATATGTGGATACATGTCGAGAATGCTATGAAGCTTATGTCATCTATAACTTTatggtttttctttcaaattactTAACCAACCGGTACCCAAACCTGGTGTTAATAATAGAGGCGAAAGATCAGCAGAGACATCTGCCCCCTCTCTGTTGCTGTCCCTCGTGGGCTATGGGAGA AGTTTTATTATTTAGATGTAAACTGGGTGTTTTGCAGTACACTGTTGTCAGACCATTTACTACCATCATTGCTTT AATTTGTGAACTGGTGGGAGTGTATGATGAAGGAAACTTCAGCTTCAACAACGCATGGACTTACCTAGTTATACTTAACAACATGTCACAACTA TTTGCCATGTATTGTCTGGTGCTGTTTTATAAAGTACTGCGTGAGGAACTGAACCCTATCCAGCCTGTTGGCAAGTTTCTTTGTGTGAAGATGgtagtttttgtttctttctg GCAGGCTGTGCTCATTGCATTGCTGGTGAAAGTTGGTGTTATTTCTGAGAAACACACCTGGGATTGGCAAAGTGTGGAAGCTGTGGCTACAGGCTTACAG gattttattatttgtgtGGAGATGTTTCTGGCTGCTATTGCACATCACTACAGTTTTTCCTATAAACCTTATGTTCAAGAGGCTGAAGAAGGCTCATGCTTTGACTCCTTCCTTGCAATGTGGGATATTTCTGATCTAAGGGCAGATATCTCCGAACAGGTTCGAAATGTGG GGAGGACAGTTTTGGGCCAgccaaggaaaatgttttttgctGAGGATCATGAACAAAATGAGCATACAAGTTTACTGTCTTCATCTACTCAAGACCCAATTTCTGATGCTTCTTCAATGCCATCTTCACCCATGGGTCACTATCAGGGGTTTGGACACACTGTGACCCCTCTCACAACACCGACGACAGCCCCTGCAGTGGATGGGATTTTTAACCCTTCTGCCAGTCAGGATGCTGAGGAATCACCTGAACTAGAGAATAACTTAGCAGAGAAAGCTCTGGATAAAAGTTAA